Within Malus domestica chromosome 04, GDT2T_hap1, the genomic segment GAAAATACCAACAAGCTATGGGTATTGCAATTGAATGTCGAAGATTGGATAAGCTTGAGGAAGCAATCATAAAAAGTGATAATGTTCAAGGAACCTTGTCATATTGCATTCATGTCTCTCATTCCTTTGTTAATCTTAGAGAATATAGACACGAGGTAAGGTTTTTCCTATTCACTGATGATACATTATTAGCATCTGTGCTATAAATACATGTGACTTggtatctcttttttttttaccatcaaATTATTGCTAGTATGATGTTTCTGTTGTTATGCTGTCTGTATCAAGTATACTGTCTAGGAATATGCAGTGATACATAAATCATTTTCTTGTTAGTTCCTGTTATAGAAGTATGTTGGTGCAATAAACTACATAGTTTCAATGTGTTCTTACACTTTCACAATGTAGTTAGGTTTCTCTTTCATAGTAATTTAAGGTGTGATAACATATAGGTGTTAGAGTTTGTGGAGTTATTTAAAATGGCAGAAAAGCTGCATTTAGAGTgctagtttttattttatttttttattttgtttataatGGTGGTATGGGTATTTGAGTTGAAGGTTGAGGTGAGTGAAAGGAAATGATTATTAGGAGAATTGTAACATATTTTCTAAATGTGGGGAGAAGTAGACTCTTTTGAACTAATTGTAGTACACGTGGAACCTGTATTTTGATATCATTTTATATGTTGTTGGCTAGACAAGTAACATTAGGTTTACATATTTGTCTAACTTTTTATACTGCGTGCTCCAACACCTTTGGTTGTGTCTAATGCGGTTAAGATTGTCTCCCTAATGGTACTCTTAACTTTTGTCGTTTATGGTGTTTTAAAATTTTGCCAAATCAGGGTTTTTATGTACAGGGGCCTGTATATGCCATGTTGCACGAATTATATGACCTTTGCATTAAATAATGCGGTTTatccttcttttcttcttcttacatTTGTTTTCCTGGCTACCTTATTTGTAAGTTCAAACTAGTAACCAACAACTTCCAAACTATTTGATTGGAGATAGTATATGTTGTCCATGTGTCTGTCCCTTTTGTGTCTCCTTTTCTTCCGTTATGCTTCCAAAAGCACCATGTTTAACTTCTCACATTCTATTAATGCTTTGTGCTATGTTGGTTGATTGAATTAAGCTGTGTTCGAAAAGGCCCCGCCTAGGGCCATCTGCATAGGCACTATGTGGCTGGCCACTGCCACAATTAATCTCTAGGCATTTACAAAATAAGAAAAGACACCTATACTTGCCTAGGTACCCCCGCCTTGCCCACCTAGGCCGAATTGAGATCCTTTCCGGATCTCTGTGTCCGGAGCTTAGGGACTTGGAGATCCGGGTCCATCGGCTCAAGACACAGAGATCTGGAGAGGACTCGATTGGCCTAGGCGCCCCCGCCTAGGTGGACATAAGCGCGAGCCTAGCCGGGCTGGTTGGTTTTGTGACTTTTTtggcttattttttatttatttaagaaaataacttgactctcacttagacagaaaatagataactttcattttgcattttgtgttTTCCATAAATTGGAAGAGACTTGTTGGATACTTGGATGAACACCCATTGTAAATAAGTTCCCCATGTCTTCAATATTTTCTAGTACATTGTAATTTATATATCATttcattttgcaatttatgtttCCCACTACGATTATGTAGTTTGTTTTAATATAAGTAGACacttgtttattatataataatttaattgaaatacaAAAAACCAGCCTAGGCCCCGTCCTTTCAATTCTGTTTCTGTTTTGACGATTTCCCTTTGGAATTAGGATTAGGGTATTGCGGTAGTTATAGAGTTTATTTTCATTTGGTAGTGGACTACTTGTTCGACTGTTTTTGCCCCTTAGTAAAGACAAAAGAGTTGTCTATCTCAAGTCATGCCTTGTGCTAATTTTGTTTATCATGTAGAGCGACAAGCATTTGAACTCGTTTGTGTCTTTGTACAGGTCCTTCGTCTTCTTGTCAAAGTGTATCAGAAGCTACCTTCTCCTGATTACTTGAGCATTTGCCAGTGTCTCATGTTCCTGGATGAACCAGAAGGTGTAGCGAACATATTGGAAAAGCTTCTGCGATCTGAAGACAAGGATGATGCACTTTTGGCATATCAAATAGCCTTTGATCTAATAGAGAATGAGCACCAAGCTTTTCTCTTAAATGTGAGAAACCGCCTTTCACCTCCTAAGACTCAACCTTCAGAACCTGTGCAGCCAGAATCAACTGAAGCTTCTCAAAATGAGAGTTCTGCTGCAGAGGATGTTCAAATGACAGATGAACATTCTGCTCCTAATGTGACTGTGAATGAAGATCCGAAAGAAGTGGTCTATTCTGAAAGGCTGACAAAAATTAAGGGAATTTTGTCTGGAGAAACATCAATACAGTTGACTTTACAATTTTTGTACAGTCATAACAAGTGAGGCTGCTATATTTTtccttgaatttttttatttcattaatttACAAAGTAGTTTTGGAATACAGTGATTGAGAAGTGGTTTGACCGTTTTTGTGATTTGCATATAGGTCCGATCTTCTTATTTTGAAGACAATAAAGCAGTCGGTCGAGATGAGAAATAGTGTATGCCATAGTGCTACAATTTATGCTAATGCAATTATGCATGCTGGAACAACCGTGGACACGTTCCTGAGGGAGAATCTGGTAAGCCAGATATCTCAGCTTTTCCCTTAGATCTTTTGCAATGATATATTTTCTATGAGTATTGAGTATTGACCACTTTGGTTCTACAAATTCTCAGGACTGGTTAAGTAGAGCTACAAATTGGGCTAAGTTCAGTGCAACAGCAGGGCTAGGTGTCATCCACAGAGGCCACTTGCAGCAGGGAAGATCGCTGATGGCACCTTACTTGCCTCAGGGTGCAGCAGGTGGTGGTGGAAGTCCATATTCAGAAGGTGGTGCTCTGTATGCTTTGGGTCTGATTCATGCCAACCATGGCGAGGGCATCAAACAATTCCTTCGTGATAGCCTGCGCAGTACTAATGTGGAGGTGTGCATTATATGCACtagtgtttatatttttttgtgcACATAAGTACATTGCTAAAATTTTCTAATGGGACCTTTTGATGCAGGTTATTCAACATGGTGCATGCTTAGGTCTTGGCTTGTCAGCTTTAGGAACTGCCGATGAAGAGATCTAtgatgacattaaaagtgtgcTATATACTGACAGTGCCGTTGCTGGTGAAGCTGCTGGGATTAGTATGGGTTTGCTTATGGTTGGAACTGCAAGTGAGAAGGCTAGTGAGATGCTTGCCTATGCACATGAGACACAGCATGAAAAGATTATCAGGTATAGATCATTAAGTGGTTAGTTTTTTACTCGTGTTGTGCTCTTGTGGAGTTCTtgtgataaaataaaataaattaagaatgATTTATCGATGAAGGTGATCTGTGGTCTGCGCTAACTGTGTACTGTATGTTATAGAGGGTTAGCATTGGGGATTGCTCTGACGGTATatgggagagaagaagaagctgaCACTCTAATTGAGCAGATGACAAGAGATCAAGATCCTATTCTACGTTATGGTGGCATGTATGCACTGGCGTTGGCCTACAGTGGAACAGCAAACAACAAAGCCATCCGTCAGCTACTGCATTTTGCTGTATCAGATGTGAGTGATGATGTTAGGAGGACTGCTGTTCTAGCACTTGGGTTTGTCTTGTACTCCGAGCCAGAGCAGGTTTGtactttcttgtttttccaTATTTATGTTTCTGATACTGCATCATCTGCCGATGcccttttttacttttcttttgatCTAACAAATACCTTATATGTCTAAATTGCATTGGTAATTGTAGACACCTCGAATTGTCTCCCTGCTATCTGAATCCTACAATCCTCATGTTCGATATGGTGCTGCTCTTGCCGTAGGCATTTCTTGTGCTGGTACTGGCTTGAGTGAGGCCATTTCTTTGCTAGAGCCTCTAACTTCAGATGTGGTTGATTTTGTGCGCCAAGGTGCCCTCATTGCAATGGCGATGGTCATGGTCCAAATTAGTGAAGCCAGTGATTCTCGTGTTGGAGCATTCAGGTACTGTCTTTGTAAAACTGCCACTTTTCCgaactctatctctctctctctctctctctccccatctCATTTTGCAACAATTTTTGTGTAGGCGGCAATTGGAGAAAATAATTCTTGACAAGCATGAGGACACCATGAGCAAAATGGGTGCAATCTTGGCCTCTGGGATTCTTGATGCTGGGGGAAGAAATGTGACGATTAGACTGCTTTCCAAGACGAAACATGATAAAGTTACTGCAGTTGTTGGCCTTGCTGTTTTCAGCCAATTTTGGTACTGGTATCCCCTTATATACTTTTTAAGCTTGTCATTCTCACCAACGGCTTTGATAGGACTGAACTCGGACCTGAAAGTTCCGAAGTTTGAGTTCCTTTCACATGCGAAGCCTTCACTGTTTGAATATCCTAAACCCACCACTGTGCCAACCACTACGTCGGCCATAAAACTGCCCACTGCTGTGCTGTCAACATCTGCAAAGGCCACAAAAGCTAGGGCCAAGAAAGAAGCAGAGAAGGCAAATGCTGAAAAATTATCTGGGGCCGAGACTTCTGGAAAAGGAAAATCATCGAGTGAGAAAGATGGGGATGCAATGCAGGTAAGCAGTATGGGCATAATGCTGCAATGccatctttttttcttcttccttccttccctaTACAGTCCTTAGTTTATGACATCATAACTGTTCTTAATCGAAACCACTTTATTCTCTTTGGCAGGTTGATAGCTCAACAGAGAAGAAATCAGAGCCTGAGCCTTGTTTTGAGATTTTGACAAACCCAGCTAGGGTGGTTCCTGCTCAGGAGCAATACATTAAATTTCTGGAAGATAGCCGATATGTGCCAGTCAAGTTAGCACCATCTGGATTTGTTCTCTTGAGAGACCTGAAACCAGATGAACCTGAGGTGCTTTCACTTACAGACACACCGTCTTCCACAGCATCACCTGCTGGTGGAGCAGCAGCAGGACAGCCGGCAGCCACCGCAGCCATGGCAGTCGATGAGGAACCACAGCCTCCTCAAGCCTTTGAATACACTGCATGATTCTCAGTTTAGTAAGTCGGAATGGTATTCTGAATATTCCTCGGGTATTGTTGACTAGATCGTTTTACTTTCCGGCGAAAATgttgaattttcaatttcatgtgATTTCAAGAGTTTTGAATTCGCTGGTCATCAACGGTGACACTGTGGTTGTCTGAACGAAATTTCACATTGCATCGGAGTCAATACTCATCACTTCTGTTTGTTGCTTTATCGACAAAAATTTTCGTCAATCGGTCAGTGATACCATGTATTTTCGCTTTAACTTGGAAGTATTGAAGGCTTTGATGCCGCCTAGCAACAAACAACCTGGATTACACCAAGAAGATGAACGGATGATCGAACTTGTTTCCAATAGTTAAAGGAAaggaaacaaaatcaaattttcacCGCCGACTTAACTGCATGAGGAGCTGAGACCGTGTGGTGTTGGCTTTCGGTTTGCCAACTTTGATTGCGAAAACCCACCTCCTCGGTTCCCTTCCATTAATGTTAAGAGAGAATTGGTTCGCAATAATAtgtaggggtggattttttttcaaattattgtGCCAACTGAGTTACCAACCTTAACAAACTGATTTTGTGCCAATCGATAATGACACGGTATTgtattgaatttaaattttatggtacggtattggtatTTGATATCATTACTGATGGCAATACGTACTGtaccaaaaaaatatgaatatatattacttatttttgtttataacatatataatattttaataatattaaaTGGTATCAACTTAAATTCTTTTTCTAAATACTACTGATATGTTTTCTTTCTATGTATGTAGACTTGACACAGGCTCAACCTCAACCTTTTATaagttcaatgcctcctccaaaTGTCTCTACATCTCAAGCTTGAAGAATTGATcacttaatttttattttttgaagtttAGATCCcacttccaattttcatttggtttgaaaattttaacttctatttggattgtaaacTTAACAATTCTATTTGATTTTGGTTTGTAACCTTAATTTCCATTATGAATCTTCATGCATCATTTGACTTACTATATGTGCGTGAATTGTGAATGGTGAATGATTGATGAATTTAGGTTACAAGATATGAGATAAATGCACACAAAAAGTCTTGcacttgaattgggttgaattttttttttcttcaacttttGGCCCAAAATAAAGTTGTAATTATCGTTACATATCATGCCAACCGAACTATTTAACATACAAAAATTTGGTATTCTGAATTTTGCCAAACCAAAAGCTTAGTACAGTAAATTCGGTAACATTTTGGAGTTTTGGTAAAGTAACCGTACCGAACCTACCGCTAAGAATATGTGCGGCTAAAATACTAGAttgaaaccaaacaaaaagcaacaacaaccAAACTTTATCCCACTAAGAAGGGGTCAGCTGTATGAATTAGAGTGTCATTGTACTTGGTTTTGCTCTAAGTATTCCGTTAGCTCTAAGTACttcatatattttcttatgGTCTCTTTGCAAGTCTTCTTAAATCTTTTCCTACCCCTTTTGTCCTGAACTttcgaaaaaaaatattgatttgCATGCCTAGATTTAGCTAGGGTGATTAGAGTAGTGTGTTTTCGCAGCTTAAAATAAACTTACATAGTCGAAAGTTGAAGCCAAACAATAGTACAATATAAAtaatgggaaaaaaaaagaactttaacgaaaagctctcggtaccgttcactttaaagaaaaatcatatttttacactaaaaagtcaatcatggtattattcactttaccctttattttgttcttatcgttaaaacttaaaatttttaaacccttttcattaatttttctaaaaaatattGATTTACAGGCCTAGACTTAGCTAGGGTGATtaaaataatgtatttctccttATACACCCAAGTCTGAATCACCTTCCCTTATAATTTAGTTGAATATGTGGTATAGAATGAACTTTGCTAACACTAAAAAAGGACAAAAGATAATTGATTTATGTACAACCTCTTTTTTCTTCAgttaaaaaatagaagaaaaaatcaataataaaaTACCGGGGTTTGTTAATTGGACATTTGGGCACTTTAATGAGTTACCATTCCAATGTTGTTGTCTCTTGAATGGGAGCAGAAAGCACCGCTCTGATAATAACTGATTTTATCGATCAAATGTAAGAAATTTGGCAATGTACATTTTTCATTACTGATAATATGCCATCAATTAAATCATTACGAAATTATATGCAACTTAGTTAAAGTTATAGATTTATTTTGACTATTTCTTTAAGACAATATTACAAAtgagataagaaaaatatagtACAAATGTGATTTGAATAATAAAGAAGTAAGAGTATCATTTCTGTTTCTTTAATTGTATTTTCAGAATAGTGATTTTAAGAttagaaaaagaagaataaagtcTCATGAATCTTGTTGGTAGGTTAATATATATCTCTTTGAAAAGTTGTAAAGTTGAAACGATGAAATTAATCTTTGACAAAGCGCTCAGCCTTAATATTGGTCATGGGGAGAGTATACCAGTGGCGCTAGCTCGTGTCCTGTGACACCCATAAATTAAAGAAGGCCGTGAAAGTGAGGTGAAACTGTGACAACAATATTAATCCCACAaggctcctcctcctccctctctctctctctctctctctctctctctctctctctctctctctctctctctctctctctacacacacacacacaaacatacatatattatatatatatacatagataCGACGACATAACTGAACCACGTAGCCAAATCTCAATATTTCCAGTTCTTTCCTCTCAAAGCAGGTGGGTGTTTTGTTGGGGTCCAGTTCCTCGTCATAGATAAATTTGTACAGATGCTAAATCTTCATGATTACTGTTATCAAACTTTGTCACTATCTTCAAGcaattgatttttttacagtTCGTAATTTCATGCATTATTTATCACCTTTTTCAGGTAGGGTAATTTGTCCCTGCATGAAATCAACTCCTGGCCCTAGCTAGGGTTTTCGAGTTTTACTGGGTCATCAAATATTTATACATGGAGAAGGAAGAGAACAACTATTCGGTACAAAATTAATCTCACACAGCTTAATTATCATCACTTCAGTTCATCACCATGTTGTTTTTTTGCTCTGACGACTTCGAAACATTGCAGGCTTTTATGCCGCCTAGCAACTTCAACAACCTGGATTACACCCTAGATCATCATCAAGAAGATCAACAGATGATGAAGTCTCGTGTCGACGAGACTAATTCCAGTGACAACAACAATGGAATGGTGAATTACTTGATGTACAATCATCatcaactacaacaacaacagcagcagcaacaaaTAAGCACGCAATTAGCTCCAGCAGGGTTTTGTGGTTCAACTAGTACTTCTTTTGACAAACTGAGCTTCGCCGATGTGATGCAGTTTGCCGATTTTGGACCAAAGTTGGCCTTAAACCAAACCAAGATTTCGGAGGAAGAGCCCGCGATTGACcctgtttacttcctcaagttTCCGGTGTTGAACGACAAGTTGGACAACAATCAAGACCAGTCGATCTCTCTCATGGTTCCACAAGCTGAAGAGAGATTCACAGGGTTGGGTGAAGAAGACAAGACAAAGTCAATGGAAGAAGAACAAGACGAGGAAGGTCCGGTTTCTGGTAGTAATAATTCAGTGCAGAAGATCCACTTTCTTGGAGAAGATCTTCAAAATAACCCTATAGGAGGCGGAGTACAACCGGAGCCTGCAGCAGccaagaacaaaagaaaaagaccaCGAACTACCAAGACGACTCAAGAAGTTGAGAGCCAGCGGATGACTCATATTGCGGTTGAAAGAAACCGCAGGAAGCAAATGAATGAGCATCTTCGTGTGCTCCGTTCCCTCATGCCGGGCTCATACGTACAAAGAGTATGTATATATActctttaatttgtttatttgaatATTGGTTAATAACTAATTCAATGTGTACATTATATAGGGGGATCAAGCTTCTATAATTGGTGGAGCCATAGAGTTCGTGAGAGAACTGGAGCAACTACTTCAGTGCTTGGAATCACAGAAGAGGCGAAGGCTCTTAGGAGAAGCACCTCCAAGACAAGTGGGAGATTCTGCCACGGCGGCGGCTATGGCAGTACAGGCAGCTGAAGGCGGGGGAGGACCATTAATATTTCCGGCCGCTAATTTACCTATTACTAATCCAAATGATCCGATTAAGTTTGTGGACTATGAAACTGGGCTTCGTGAAGAAAC encodes:
- the LOC103443490 gene encoding 26S proteasome non-ATPase regulatory subunit 1 homolog A produces the protein MATLVSSAGGLLAMLNETHPLLKLHALSNLNRLVDGFWPEISTSVTIIESLYEDEEFDLHQRQLAALLVSKVFYYLGELNDSLSYALGAGSLFDVSDDSYYVHTLLAKAIDEYASLKSKAAESNAESVNVDSRLEAIVERMLNKCIMDGKYQQAMGIAIECRRLDKLEEAIIKSDNVQGTLSYCIHVSHSFVNLREYRHEVLRLLVKVYQKLPSPDYLSICQCLMFLDEPEGVANILEKLLRSEDKDDALLAYQIAFDLIENEHQAFLLNVRNRLSPPKTQPSEPVQPESTEASQNESSAAEDVQMTDEHSAPNVTVNEDPKEVVYSERLTKIKGILSGETSIQLTLQFLYSHNKSDLLILKTIKQSVEMRNSVCHSATIYANAIMHAGTTVDTFLRENLDWLSRATNWAKFSATAGLGVIHRGHLQQGRSLMAPYLPQGAAGGGGSPYSEGGALYALGLIHANHGEGIKQFLRDSLRSTNVEVIQHGACLGLGLSALGTADEEIYDDIKSVLYTDSAVAGEAAGISMGLLMVGTASEKASEMLAYAHETQHEKIIRGLALGIALTVYGREEEADTLIEQMTRDQDPILRYGGMYALALAYSGTANNKAIRQLLHFAVSDVSDDVRRTAVLALGFVLYSEPEQTPRIVSLLSESYNPHVRYGAALAVGISCAGTGLSEAISLLEPLTSDVVDFVRQGALIAMAMVMVQISEASDSRVGAFRRQLEKIILDKHEDTMSKMGAILASGILDAGGRNVTIRLLSKTKHDKVTAVVGLAVFSQFWYWYPLIYFLSLSFSPTALIGLNSDLKVPKFEFLSHAKPSLFEYPKPTTVPTTTSAIKLPTAVLSTSAKATKARAKKEAEKANAEKLSGAETSGKGKSSSEKDGDAMQVDSSTEKKSEPEPCFEILTNPARVVPAQEQYIKFLEDSRYVPVKLAPSGFVLLRDLKPDEPEVLSLTDTPSSTASPAGGAAAGQPAATAAMAVDEEPQPPQAFEYTA
- the LOC103443491 gene encoding transcription factor FAMA isoform X2, with the protein product MEKEENNYSAFMPPSNFNNLDYTLDHHQEDQQMMKSRVDETNSSDNNNGMVNYLMYNHHQLQQQQQQQQISTQLAPAGFCGSTSTSFDKLSFADVMQFADFGPKLALNQTKISEEEPAIDPVYFLKFPVLNDKLDNNQDQSISLMVPQAEERFTGLGEEDKTKSMEEEQDEEGPVSGSNNSVQKIHFLGEDLQNNPIGGGVQPEPAAAKNKRKRPRTTKTTQEVESQRMTHIAVERNRRKQMNEHLRVLRSLMPGSYVQRGDQASIIGGAIEFVRELEQLLQCLESQKRRRLLGEAPPRQVGDSATAAAMAVQAAEGGGGPLIFPAANLPITNPNDPIKFVDYETGLREETAENKSCFADVEVKVLGFDAMIKILSQRRPGQLIKAIAALEDLQLNILHTNITTIEQTVLYSFNVKVGSESRFTAEDIASSVQQIFSFIHANTASM
- the LOC103443491 gene encoding transcription factor FAMA isoform X1; translated protein: MLFFCSDDFETLQAFMPPSNFNNLDYTLDHHQEDQQMMKSRVDETNSSDNNNGMVNYLMYNHHQLQQQQQQQQISTQLAPAGFCGSTSTSFDKLSFADVMQFADFGPKLALNQTKISEEEPAIDPVYFLKFPVLNDKLDNNQDQSISLMVPQAEERFTGLGEEDKTKSMEEEQDEEGPVSGSNNSVQKIHFLGEDLQNNPIGGGVQPEPAAAKNKRKRPRTTKTTQEVESQRMTHIAVERNRRKQMNEHLRVLRSLMPGSYVQRGDQASIIGGAIEFVRELEQLLQCLESQKRRRLLGEAPPRQVGDSATAAAMAVQAAEGGGGPLIFPAANLPITNPNDPIKFVDYETGLREETAENKSCFADVEVKVLGFDAMIKILSQRRPGQLIKAIAALEDLQLNILHTNITTIEQTVLYSFNVKVGSESRFTAEDIASSVQQIFSFIHANTASM